In a single window of the Flavivirga spongiicola genome:
- a CDS encoding thioredoxin family protein, with product MKYLVCCFIILFSFQNAIFAQESAEVIMENAKVKAKKENKNVLIIFHASWCGWCKKMDDNMNDPVCKDLFDKSFVTEHLVVMEPDKKSHLENPGAEDMFKQYTGGKQTGIPFFLIFNSDGKLIEDSFDSNKQNLGCPASKKEVAEFIKILKNTTSLNDEELAVISKKFTLK from the coding sequence ATGAAATATCTAGTATGTTGTTTTATTATTCTCTTTTCATTTCAAAACGCCATTTTTGCCCAGGAAAGTGCTGAAGTGATTATGGAAAACGCTAAAGTAAAAGCTAAAAAGGAAAACAAAAACGTGCTTATTATTTTTCATGCATCTTGGTGTGGTTGGTGTAAAAAAATGGATGATAACATGAATGATCCTGTTTGTAAAGATTTATTCGATAAGAGTTTCGTTACCGAACATTTAGTGGTTATGGAACCAGATAAAAAAAGTCATTTAGAAAACCCTGGTGCTGAAGACATGTTCAAACAATATACAGGTGGTAAACAAACTGGGATTCCATTTTTTTTAATTTTTAATAGTGATGGTAAACTTATTGAAGACTCTTTTGATTCGAATAAGCAAAATCTGGGTTGCCCAGCTAGTAAAAAAGAGGTTGCTGAATTTATTAAGATATTAAAAAATACGACAAGCTTAAACGATGAAGAGCTAGCTGTAATTTCCAAAAAATTTACGCTTAAATAA
- the hisIE gene encoding bifunctional phosphoribosyl-AMP cyclohydrolase/phosphoribosyl-ATP diphosphatase HisIE, with product MTIKYDNNGLVPAIIQDATTKNVLMLGYMNDVAYQKTIETKQVTFFSRSKQRLWTKGEESGNFLNLVDIKNDCDNDTLLIQVNSIGPTCHRGTDTCWQTENKPTYGFLSTLEAIITERISNKDTNKSYVASLFEKGINKIAQKVGEEAVETVIEAMDNNDELFLYESADLLFHYLMLLQAKGFTLKDIEEELKGRHK from the coding sequence ATGACTATTAAATACGATAACAACGGACTTGTTCCTGCAATCATTCAAGACGCCACAACAAAAAATGTATTAATGTTGGGGTATATGAATGATGTCGCTTACCAAAAAACGATTGAAACCAAACAGGTTACTTTTTTTAGTAGGAGTAAACAACGCTTATGGACAAAAGGAGAAGAAAGTGGGAACTTTTTAAATTTGGTCGACATAAAAAATGATTGTGATAATGATACACTTTTAATTCAGGTAAACTCTATTGGTCCTACATGCCACAGAGGAACAGATACCTGTTGGCAAACTGAGAATAAACCAACATATGGATTTTTATCAACTTTAGAGGCTATTATTACAGAACGCATTTCTAATAAAGACACTAACAAATCATACGTTGCTAGTTTATTTGAAAAAGGCATTAATAAAATTGCTCAAAAAGTAGGAGAGGAGGCTGTAGAAACTGTTATTGAAGCCATGGATAATAACGATGAGCTGTTTTTATATGAGTCGGCAGACTTATTATTTCACTATTTAATGCTATTGCAAGCAAAAGGATTCACGTTGAAAGATATTGAGGAAGAATTAAAAGGAAGACACAAATAA
- a CDS encoding PepSY-associated TM helix domain-containing protein, which yields MKKNNKRKKQAKILRVFRKVHRWTGALLFVFFIFISITGVLLGWKKHSNGIILPKSHYGTSTDLKEWIPIDSLHIIACKTLQDSISTNLSLELDRIDMRKDKGIVKFVFSDHYWGVQIDGATGNVLSVRRRNSDIIENIHDGLILDRYFNTSGKQIRLVYTSIMGLALLTFTITGFWLWYGPKQMKKRKQMN from the coding sequence ATGAAAAAAAATAACAAAAGGAAAAAGCAGGCAAAAATATTAAGAGTATTTAGGAAAGTTCATAGATGGACTGGAGCTTTGTTATTTGTGTTTTTTATTTTTATTTCTATAACAGGTGTGCTATTAGGTTGGAAAAAGCATAGTAACGGTATTATTTTACCAAAATCGCATTATGGCACATCAACAGATCTTAAAGAATGGATACCTATAGACAGTCTACATATCATAGCTTGTAAAACTTTACAAGATTCTATTTCAACAAATTTATCACTTGAGCTAGATAGAATAGACATGCGAAAAGATAAAGGTATAGTTAAATTTGTTTTTTCTGATCATTATTGGGGTGTTCAAATTGATGGAGCAACAGGAAATGTATTAAGTGTTAGACGTAGAAACTCAGACATCATTGAGAATATACATGATGGTTTAATCTTAGATCGTTATTTTAATACCTCAGGAAAACAAATAAGACTAGTTTATACAAGTATTATGGGACTCGCATTATTAACATTTACCATTACAGGATTTTGGCTGTGGTACGGACCTAAGCAAATGAAAAAAAGAAAACAAATGAATTGA
- the hisA gene encoding 1-(5-phosphoribosyl)-5-[(5-phosphoribosylamino)methylideneamino]imidazole-4-carboxamide isomerase, whose product MRIIPAIDIIDGKCVRLTKGDYDTKKVYNENPLEIAKMFEGSGIEYLHLVDLDGAKAKHIVNYKVLEQIASKTSLKIDFGGGLKTNEDLHIAFNSGAKQITGGSIAVNDPETFESWINKYGSEKIILGADSDHGKVAIGGWMEQSKEDVIPFIKAYQKKRIKYVICTDISKDGMLEGPSVELYKQIISECSNSSSDQSIKLIASGGISSIEELPILKEIGCEGVIIGKAIYENRISLFELEKYI is encoded by the coding sequence ATGAGAATAATACCAGCCATAGATATAATAGACGGAAAATGTGTCCGATTAACAAAAGGAGATTATGACACTAAAAAAGTATATAATGAAAACCCATTAGAGATTGCTAAGATGTTTGAGGGATCTGGCATTGAATACTTACATTTAGTTGATTTAGATGGTGCAAAAGCCAAACATATTGTAAATTATAAAGTCCTAGAGCAAATAGCGTCTAAAACAAGCCTTAAAATAGATTTTGGCGGCGGATTAAAAACAAATGAAGATTTACACATTGCTTTTAATTCTGGTGCTAAACAGATTACAGGAGGAAGTATTGCAGTTAATGATCCTGAAACTTTTGAAAGCTGGATCAATAAATATGGTTCTGAAAAAATTATTTTAGGAGCAGATAGTGACCATGGAAAAGTAGCTATTGGTGGTTGGATGGAACAAAGCAAAGAAGATGTTATTCCGTTTATTAAAGCTTATCAGAAGAAAAGAATTAAGTATGTTATTTGTACAGATATTTCAAAAGATGGTATGCTTGAAGGCCCATCCGTAGAATTGTATAAGCAAATCATTTCAGAATGTTCAAATAGTAGTAGCGATCAATCAATTAAGTTAATAGCTTCTGGCGGTATTTCATCCATTGAAGAGTTACCGATTTTAAAAGAAATTGGTTGTGAAGGTGTTATTATTGGTAAAGCCATATATGAAAACAGAATAAGCCTGTTCGAATTAGAAAAATACATTTGA
- a CDS encoding four helix bundle protein, translated as MKNELLNRTKKFALDCWHFCFKIPKSREYNAFVNQLIRSSSSVGANYRASQRAKSTADFINKLKIVEEEADESVYWLEIFEEILSGQSEEKIKLKQEGKELLAITVASINTAKRNRK; from the coding sequence ATGAAAAATGAATTATTGAATAGAACAAAAAAATTTGCACTAGATTGCTGGCATTTTTGTTTTAAAATACCTAAATCTAGGGAATATAATGCATTTGTCAATCAACTAATACGAAGTTCGAGCTCTGTTGGAGCTAATTATAGGGCTTCACAAAGAGCTAAATCTACAGCAGATTTTATAAACAAATTAAAAATAGTTGAGGAAGAAGCCGATGAAAGTGTTTATTGGTTAGAAATATTTGAAGAAATACTTTCAGGTCAATCAGAAGAAAAAATAAAATTGAAACAAGAAGGAAAAGAATTGTTAGCTATTACAGTTGCGTCAATTAATACAGCAAAGCGCAATAGGAAATAA
- the hisG gene encoding ATP phosphoribosyltransferase: MSKLRIAVQKSGRLNEDSMKILKDIGISIDNGKDQLKAAARNFPVEVFYLRNGDIPQYLKDGVVDAAIIGENVLIEKGNDIRVAEKLGFSTCRVCIAVPKSVDYKGIQDLEGKRIATSYPNTVKSYLEKNNISANLHIINGSVEIAPNIGLADAICDIVSSGSTLFKNNLKEVEMILKSEAVLAVSPLLSTDKQAILDKIQFRIQSVLKGRQSKYILLNAPNEKIQAIINVLPGMKSPTVLPLAQEGWSSVHSVISKNEFWDVIDELKANGAQGILVCPIEKMVL, translated from the coding sequence ATGAGTAAACTAAGAATTGCAGTGCAAAAGTCGGGGCGTTTAAACGAAGACTCGATGAAAATTTTAAAAGACATCGGTATTTCTATCGATAATGGAAAAGATCAATTAAAAGCTGCAGCCAGAAATTTCCCGGTAGAAGTTTTTTACTTAAGAAATGGAGACATCCCTCAATACCTTAAAGATGGCGTAGTAGACGCAGCAATTATTGGCGAAAATGTTCTAATAGAAAAAGGGAATGATATTAGAGTTGCCGAAAAATTAGGCTTTTCTACCTGTAGAGTCTGTATCGCTGTACCAAAATCGGTTGATTACAAAGGCATCCAAGACCTGGAAGGAAAACGTATTGCTACATCCTACCCAAATACCGTTAAGAGTTATTTAGAAAAGAATAATATTTCTGCTAATCTTCACATTATTAATGGTTCTGTAGAAATCGCACCAAACATAGGATTAGCTGATGCTATTTGCGATATTGTTTCTAGTGGAAGTACCTTGTTTAAAAACAACCTAAAGGAGGTCGAAATGATTCTAAAATCTGAGGCTGTGTTAGCCGTTTCTCCGCTTCTAAGTACAGATAAACAAGCTATTCTTGATAAAATTCAGTTTAGAATTCAGTCTGTATTAAAAGGACGTCAATCAAAATATATTTTATTGAATGCTCCTAACGAGAAAATTCAGGCCATTATTAACGTATTACCAGGTATGAAAAGCCCAACGGTTTTACCTTTAGCACAAGAAGGTTGGAGTTCTGTACATTCTGTTATAAGCAAAAATGAATTTTGGGATGTTATTGATGAATTAAAAGCTAACGGTGCACAAGGCATTTTGGTTTGTCCTATTGAAAAAATGGTGCTCTGA
- a CDS encoding tRNA pseudouridine synthase A — translation MKKYFYVFTIQYLGYRFHGWQKQPNVKTLHLMVDRTLNFILEGKRFKSLSSGRTDAMVSAENAAFELFLFEPIEDKKAFLELFNHNLPQDIRATSIREVNADFNIINHSKIKEYLYLFTCGEKCHPFCAPIMTTILDDLDIDIMKQGAKLFEGQHYFKTYCYKPTDNGIYHREVLLCELVENTIYSANYFPKNTYLLRVKGKGFMRNQIRLMMGTLIDLGKGKLSLEDIKTSLLPNSSIKMEYIAPASGLILNNIEFE, via the coding sequence ATGAAAAAATATTTTTATGTTTTTACTATTCAATATTTAGGGTATCGTTTTCATGGTTGGCAAAAACAACCTAATGTAAAAACACTTCATTTAATGGTAGATAGAACTTTAAATTTTATTCTTGAAGGCAAACGATTTAAAAGTTTAAGTTCTGGTAGAACCGATGCTATGGTGTCTGCCGAAAATGCTGCTTTTGAATTGTTTTTATTCGAACCAATTGAGGATAAGAAAGCATTTTTAGAGCTATTTAATCATAACCTTCCACAAGATATTAGAGCAACAAGTATACGTGAAGTCAACGCTGATTTTAACATCATAAATCACTCAAAAATTAAAGAATATTTATATTTATTTACTTGCGGAGAAAAATGCCATCCCTTTTGCGCGCCAATTATGACGACTATCCTTGATGACTTAGATATTGATATTATGAAACAAGGTGCTAAGCTTTTTGAAGGCCAACACTATTTTAAAACATATTGCTATAAACCTACAGACAATGGCATTTACCATCGAGAGGTACTCTTATGTGAATTAGTAGAAAATACAATCTATTCGGCTAATTACTTTCCTAAAAACACCTATTTATTAAGAGTGAAGGGCAAAGGGTTTATGCGAAACCAAATAAGATTGATGATGGGAACACTAATTGATTTAGGAAAAGGCAAACTATCCTTAGAAGACATAAAAACTAGTTTATTACCCAATAGCAGCATAAAAATGGAATACATCGCTCCCGCATCAGGACTCATTCTTAACAATATTGAGTTTGAATAG
- the hisD gene encoding histidinol dehydrogenase gives MNKIYNPNKESWSEVLKRPTQTVDDIEGIVNEIFNEVSRQGDRAISEYTTRFDGVILENNVVSLEELNSAIKNIPVNLQNAIKLAKTNIEKFHKAQLTNRVEVETINGVSCWQEKRPIEKVGLYIPGGTAPLFSTVLMLAVPAQIAGCKEIVLCSPPNKKGELAPEILFAAQLCGVTKIIKVGGIQAIAGLTFGTEIIPQVYKIFGPGNQFVTVAKQLATKFGVAIDMPAGPSELLVVADDDANASYIASDLLSQAEHGADSQVILVSTSKNLINSVSEEIERQIKELPRQAIAKKAIANSKLIYIENNEFALDLINEYGPEHFIICTKNEDFYINGIANAGSVFIGDYTPESAGDYASGTNHTLPTNGFSKAYSGVNLDSFLKSMTFQKISKDGLLNIGETIELMAEAEGLQAHKNAVSIRLKDIIPAKTGIS, from the coding sequence ATGAATAAAATATATAATCCAAATAAAGAAAGTTGGTCTGAGGTCTTAAAACGCCCCACGCAGACGGTAGATGATATTGAAGGCATCGTTAACGAGATATTCAATGAAGTTAGCAGGCAAGGAGACAGAGCTATTTCTGAATACACAACACGTTTTGATGGGGTTATCCTTGAAAATAATGTTGTGAGTCTTGAAGAGCTCAATTCGGCTATTAAAAATATTCCCGTTAATCTTCAAAACGCCATAAAATTAGCAAAAACAAATATTGAAAAGTTTCATAAAGCGCAACTAACAAATAGAGTAGAAGTGGAAACCATAAACGGTGTCTCTTGCTGGCAAGAAAAACGCCCTATTGAAAAAGTAGGATTGTATATTCCCGGAGGAACTGCTCCTTTGTTTTCAACGGTTTTAATGTTAGCGGTTCCAGCGCAAATTGCTGGCTGTAAAGAGATCGTATTATGCTCACCACCTAATAAAAAAGGTGAATTAGCTCCAGAAATTCTTTTTGCTGCACAACTTTGTGGCGTTACAAAGATTATTAAAGTTGGTGGCATACAAGCCATAGCTGGATTAACATTTGGAACAGAAATCATTCCACAAGTTTATAAAATTTTTGGCCCGGGAAATCAATTTGTTACCGTAGCAAAACAACTTGCTACAAAATTTGGAGTAGCTATTGATATGCCTGCAGGGCCAAGTGAGTTATTAGTGGTTGCTGATGATGATGCCAACGCATCTTATATTGCCTCAGATTTATTAAGTCAAGCAGAACACGGTGCCGATAGCCAGGTTATTTTAGTATCTACATCAAAAAACTTGATCAACTCAGTTTCTGAAGAAATTGAAAGGCAAATTAAAGAATTGCCAAGACAAGCTATTGCGAAAAAGGCCATCGCCAACTCTAAATTAATTTATATTGAAAATAATGAATTTGCTCTCGATTTAATTAATGAATATGGACCAGAACATTTTATTATTTGTACTAAAAATGAAGATTTCTATATAAATGGTATCGCTAACGCAGGCTCTGTTTTTATAGGTGATTATACACCTGAAAGTGCAGGTGATTATGCTTCAGGAACAAATCACACCTTACCTACCAATGGGTTTTCAAAAGCCTATTCCGGAGTAAACTTAGATAGCTTTTTAAAAAGTATGACTTTTCAAAAAATATCAAAAGACGGCTTATTAAATATAGGAGAAACCATAGAGTTAATGGCAGAAGCAGAGGGCTTACAAGCACACAAAAATGCCGTATCTATTAGATTAAAAGATATAATTCCTGCGAAGACGGGAATCTCATAA
- the hisF gene encoding imidazole glycerol phosphate synthase subunit HisF has product MLTKRIIPCLDIKNGRTVKGVNFIDLRDAGDPVELAKQYADIGADELVFLDISATLEGRATTLDMVLHVAEQVNIPFTVGGGISSIEDVDALLKCGADKVSINSSAVKRPELINELSDKFGSQCIVVAIDAKEVDGQWKVHLAGGSIPTEIDLFEWAKEVEVRGAGEILFTSMNHDGTKNGFANKALAKLSEALNIPIIASGGAGNVQHFIDTFKEGKSDAALAASVFHFGEIPIPDLKKELKANNIEVRL; this is encoded by the coding sequence ATGCTAACAAAAAGAATTATACCCTGTTTAGATATTAAAAATGGGAGAACTGTTAAAGGTGTTAATTTTATTGATTTACGTGATGCTGGAGATCCTGTTGAATTAGCAAAACAATATGCAGATATTGGGGCAGACGAATTAGTTTTTCTTGACATTTCGGCAACACTGGAAGGACGGGCAACCACTTTAGATATGGTATTGCATGTCGCAGAGCAAGTAAATATTCCATTTACAGTCGGAGGTGGGATATCTTCTATTGAAGATGTTGATGCTTTGTTAAAATGTGGAGCTGATAAAGTATCTATAAATTCATCAGCAGTTAAAAGACCAGAACTGATTAATGAATTATCCGATAAATTTGGAAGCCAATGTATTGTTGTGGCCATAGATGCAAAAGAAGTTGATGGACAATGGAAAGTGCATTTAGCAGGTGGTAGTATTCCAACGGAAATTGATTTATTTGAATGGGCTAAAGAAGTTGAAGTGCGTGGTGCAGGAGAAATCCTGTTTACATCCATGAATCATGATGGTACCAAAAATGGGTTTGCAAATAAAGCTTTAGCTAAATTATCTGAAGCGTTGAACATTCCAATTATTGCCTCTGGTGGTGCTGGAAATGTACAACATTTTATAGACACCTTTAAAGAAGGGAAATCGGATGCAGCCTTGGCAGCTAGTGTTTTTCACTTTGGTGAAATTCCAATTCCAGACTTAAAAAAAGAGTTAAAAGCTAATAATATAGAAGTACGACTTTAG
- the hisB gene encoding bifunctional histidinol-phosphatase/imidazoleglycerol-phosphate dehydratase HisB: MKKVLFIDRDGTIIKEPSDEQIDSLEKLEFYPKVFQYLGKIAKELDYEIVMITNQDGLGTEAFPESDFWPIHNFIIKCFEDQGIVFKEQFIDRTFAKDNAPTRKPNTGLLTKYFSDDYDLENSFVIGDRLTDIELAKNLGAKGVFINDETNLGTDEITVKREQLDAYIALESNDWEAIYTFLKTNARTGEIFRNTNETKIAIDVNLDGTGKSNIDTGLAFFDHMLDQIARHGQLDLNIKVDGDLEVDEHHTIEDTAIALGELFNTALGNKLGIERYGFCLPMDDCYAQAAIDFGGRNWLVWEADFKREMIGKMPTEMFYHFFKSFTDGAKCNLNIKAEGQNEHHKIEAIFKAFAKAIKMAVKRDVEKMILPSTKGML; this comes from the coding sequence ATGAAAAAAGTATTGTTTATAGACCGTGATGGAACCATTATTAAGGAACCTTCAGATGAGCAAATCGATTCGCTTGAAAAACTAGAGTTTTATCCTAAAGTATTTCAATATTTAGGTAAAATAGCTAAAGAATTAGATTATGAAATAGTGATGATCACAAACCAAGATGGGTTAGGAACAGAAGCATTTCCTGAAAGTGATTTTTGGCCTATTCATAATTTTATTATAAAATGTTTTGAGGATCAGGGCATTGTTTTCAAAGAACAATTCATTGATAGAACTTTTGCAAAAGATAACGCACCAACAAGAAAACCTAATACGGGCTTACTAACAAAATATTTTTCTGATGATTACGACTTAGAAAACTCTTTTGTAATAGGTGATAGACTTACGGATATTGAATTAGCAAAAAACCTAGGAGCTAAAGGTGTTTTTATAAACGATGAAACCAATTTGGGGACTGATGAAATCACTGTTAAAAGGGAACAATTAGACGCTTACATCGCATTAGAGAGCAACGATTGGGAAGCTATCTATACCTTCTTAAAAACAAATGCTCGTACAGGAGAAATTTTTAGAAACACTAATGAAACAAAGATTGCTATAGATGTGAATTTAGATGGGACAGGAAAAAGTAATATCGATACGGGACTTGCTTTTTTTGATCATATGTTAGACCAAATAGCTCGTCACGGACAATTAGATTTAAACATAAAAGTAGATGGTGATTTAGAAGTCGATGAACACCATACTATTGAAGATACAGCTATTGCATTAGGTGAATTATTTAATACGGCTTTAGGAAATAAATTAGGTATTGAACGCTATGGGTTTTGCTTACCTATGGACGATTGTTATGCACAGGCTGCTATTGATTTTGGTGGAAGAAATTGGCTTGTTTGGGAAGCTGACTTTAAAAGGGAAATGATTGGAAAAATGCCAACAGAAATGTTTTATCATTTCTTTAAATCGTTTACAGACGGAGCCAAATGTAATTTAAACATCAAAGCAGAAGGGCAAAACGAACACCATAAAATTGAAGCTATTTTTAAAGCATTTGCAAAAGCAATAAAGATGGCAGTAAAGCGAGATGTTGAGAAAATGATTTTACCATCAACAAAAGGAATGTTGTAA
- the hisC gene encoding histidinol-phosphate transaminase: MKAAYFNIDNLIRPTIKALKPYSSARDEFQGTSDAMVFLDANENPFENGVNRYPDPQQSGVKAILSEIKNVSSKNMLLGNGSDEVLDLIFRVFCEPNKDNIIILPPTYGMYSVLANINAIGIKEVQLSNSFQPQVETILNAVDDSSKILFLCSPNNPTGNSFSSQSIEELLNRFKGIVVIDEAYIDFSREKSWIYRLEEFPNLIVTQTLSKAYGMAGIRLGVCYASTEIISVLNRIKPPYNVNELTQQKAIQQLSIEDLTTNQINDILKERALLISELDAISFISKIYPSDANFVLVKVDNATKRYDQLIEQGIVIRNRTTQPGCENCLRLTVGTSKENKVLIKTLKGL, translated from the coding sequence ATGAAAGCAGCATATTTCAATATAGACAACTTAATAAGACCAACCATTAAAGCATTAAAGCCTTATTCATCGGCAAGAGATGAATTTCAGGGTACTAGTGATGCTATGGTGTTTTTAGATGCCAATGAAAATCCATTCGAAAATGGAGTGAACCGTTATCCAGACCCTCAACAAAGTGGTGTAAAGGCAATACTTTCTGAAATAAAAAATGTCAGTTCAAAAAACATGCTTTTAGGTAATGGAAGCGATGAAGTACTAGATCTTATTTTTAGGGTCTTTTGCGAGCCAAACAAAGACAACATCATCATATTACCTCCAACCTATGGTATGTATAGCGTTTTGGCTAATATTAACGCTATTGGTATTAAAGAAGTGCAACTATCAAACAGTTTTCAACCACAAGTTGAAACTATACTAAATGCAGTAGATGATAGCAGTAAAATTCTTTTCTTATGTTCGCCAAACAACCCTACAGGTAACAGCTTTTCAAGCCAATCAATTGAAGAATTACTAAATAGATTTAAAGGCATTGTTGTTATTGATGAAGCCTATATTGATTTTTCAAGAGAGAAAAGTTGGATCTATCGCTTGGAAGAATTTCCTAATTTAATAGTTACTCAAACGCTTTCTAAAGCATATGGAATGGCAGGAATTCGATTAGGAGTTTGCTATGCATCCACAGAGATTATTTCAGTTTTAAATAGAATAAAGCCACCGTATAACGTTAATGAACTAACACAACAAAAGGCTATTCAACAATTAAGCATAGAAGATTTAACAACAAATCAAATCAATGATATTTTAAAAGAGCGTGCTCTTTTAATTTCAGAATTGGATGCTATTAGTTTTATTTCAAAAATTTATCCCTCTGATGCCAACTTTGTTTTAGTAAAAGTAGATAATGCTACAAAACGTTACGATCAACTTATAGAGCAAGGTATTGTTATAAGAAATAGGACCACACAACCTGGTTGTGAAAATTGTTTACGATTGACCGTTGGTACTTCTAAAGAAAATAAAGTATTAATAAAAACATTAAAAGGTTTATAA
- the hisH gene encoding imidazole glycerol phosphate synthase subunit HisH, with translation MSKITDQNNSSSPLGKLDGASIVIINYGAGNIKSIQFAFKRLGIDAVLSNNPEEILAADKIIFPGVGEASTAMAMLRNSGLDKLIPTLKQPVLGICLGMQLLCESTEEGNTKGLGIFRTKVKRFTNDVKVPQMGWNVIKDLKSDLFSGIKENEYMYLVHSYYAEHCNETIAKTDYGINYASALQHNNFYGVQFHPEKSSLAGAKILQNFLKLEVEN, from the coding sequence ATGAGTAAAATAACAGATCAGAATAATAGTTCTTCCCCTTTGGGGAAGTTAGATGGGGCTTCTATTGTAATTATAAATTACGGTGCTGGGAACATTAAAAGTATTCAATTTGCTTTTAAACGCTTAGGAATTGATGCTGTTTTATCAAATAATCCAGAAGAAATTTTAGCGGCAGACAAAATTATTTTTCCCGGTGTTGGTGAAGCAAGTACAGCCATGGCTATGTTACGAAACAGCGGATTAGATAAACTGATTCCAACTTTAAAGCAACCTGTTTTAGGTATCTGCCTTGGTATGCAATTACTCTGCGAATCAACCGAAGAAGGAAATACTAAGGGACTCGGTATATTCAGAACGAAAGTGAAACGTTTCACAAACGATGTAAAGGTCCCACAAATGGGGTGGAATGTTATAAAAGATCTAAAGTCTGATTTGTTTTCTGGGATTAAAGAAAATGAATATATGTATTTGGTACACAGTTACTATGCCGAACACTGTAATGAAACCATAGCAAAAACAGATTATGGTATTAATTATGCTTCAGCATTACAACACAATAATTTTTATGGTGTGCAATTTCACCCAGAAAAGAGTAGCTTAGCAGGAGCTAAAATTTTGCAGAACTTTTTAAAGTTAGAAGTGGAAAATTAA
- a CDS encoding GNAT family N-acetyltransferase: MYDIKLIDNAQMGIIIPFLKELKPDVSVASLEERLKDMLLNNYKCVGIFDDQKLIGISGLWVLTKYYVGKHIEPDNVFISPEYQGKGIGKLLVDWIFKYAKSIGCEASELNCYVKNERGRRFWESQGYELVAYHFQKQL; this comes from the coding sequence ATGTACGATATTAAATTAATAGATAATGCCCAAATGGGAATAATAATCCCATTTTTGAAAGAGTTGAAACCCGATGTTAGTGTTGCCTCTTTAGAAGAAAGGTTAAAAGACATGCTATTAAATAATTATAAATGTGTTGGCATATTTGATGATCAAAAACTCATTGGGATTTCTGGATTATGGGTACTAACAAAATACTATGTTGGTAAACATATTGAACCAGATAATGTTTTTATTTCTCCAGAATACCAAGGTAAAGGAATAGGTAAACTTCTAGTAGATTGGATATTTAAATATGCTAAATCTATAGGTTGTGAAGCATCAGAATTAAATTGTTATGTGAAAAATGAGAGAGGGCGAAGATTCTGGGAATCTCAAGGATATGAATTAGTAGCCTATCACTTTCAAAAACAATTATAA